From the genome of Strix aluco isolate bStrAlu1 chromosome 13, bStrAlu1.hap1, whole genome shotgun sequence:
GTTTTCATTTTTGATGCAGCTATTTTTATGGGAAAGCAAGGAAGAGCTtgagattttaaacaaaaatactgaTTCTTGAAGGAGTAGCTCTTAACTTGTTTTTATATGATTTCAGGCATTTATTGAAATGTCAACCACTGAAGATGCCCAGGCTGCAGTAGAATACTATTCAACAACACCTGCACTGGTGTTTGGTAAACCAGTCAGAGTCCACTTGtcacagaaatacaaaagaataaaggtaaaacacttctgcttttttttaaatctggggCAGTCAGTGTTATGAGGTCATTGCatttaagttatttttaatttatgtacTTCTCAGCTGTATGAACTTGAGACAATCAcccatgtatattttatatagtatatacttaaaaaaaaaatattccctcttAATTTTAGAAACCTGAGGGTAAACCTGACCAAAAAACTGAGCCGCCAAAACCAGAACTTGGTCGTGTGATTCACCTCAGCAATTTACCTCATTCGGGATACTCTGACAACGCAGTACTCAAACTGGCTGAACCGTATGGAAAAATTAAGAACTACATCCTCATGAGAATGAAAAGCCAGGTAACTGACCATAGGAACACTTACATGTGTGAACATTTGAAACTAAGGTTTTTAACTGGGAAGAAATGATGTGCCGTTAATTGGTGCATGTGTAGACTTCCTGCTCTAGCAGATATGAAAATTATTAGAGGCCTCTGTAGGTGGTGTTCTGCTATCTAGCTTACTGGGAAATGTTACTGTAACGTGAGCTGCTTTAAAAGAAACAGGCCTCAGCTGTGAAGAAGGTATACTTAGCTTTcaggcttatttttttttgttatgcagATTTCTAGGAGTCTTAAAACTTTAAGGCTGAAAAAACACTAACAAATATATTCTGCTATTGCACATTTCCTTCACTTACCCTTTACTTTTCATTcttcaaaactaaacaaaagcagCCCTGCTGTGACTCCCTAACATTAAAAAATGATGTTTGAAGATAGTGCATTGCATGTGTATAGTAAAATGCTTTGGATGTGCATGTACATGATTTCTATAAATACACAggagtttaaaatatttagttctcaattttttttcagctttgctgtCCCAGTTTGTTGCTCCCTTGAGTTAAATAGGAAATTCCAGCACTTTTTCAGAGATGAGTGCCTGAATCCCCTAATGCCACACTCGTGAAGTGAAAAATTACTAGAATATTGTATGACCCCTAGGAAGTCCTCCCTGACCTTATttcactagaaaaataaaatcccttgcTGTCTGAGTTGGATGCAGAAACAGCTTTCTTCTGTCTGCCAATGATACTTTATCCcagatgtgtttttaaaagcttgttcATCAAACTTCGTGTGTCATAGGCTTGTTTCTTGGAGGAACATCTTGCAAAGCAGGGCTTACAGACCAGCAGTTACTGCCTTTCTGTttcaggcttttttaaaaaaataaaatactggggTAGTTTCTTAGCTACCCTGGAATTCCCAGATACTGAAGCACcaaatatattaatttcattgTCCAGATGCTTTTTATTTGGAATCATATTTTACTTTATGGTGACCTTTTTTTGCAGGTTATTTAAATGCCTGTTGTTTAACTTCAGAGCTCTCTATGGGACAGATACTGCAGAATTGAAAAGCTGGGGTAGATAGAGCACTTTGGTAAACTTTTAAAAGCATGGCTAATTTGAGAGGATGGATATAGCTGAATCTCataattttgtttcagcatttggaagtgctgtgttttaaattaagtAGTTTTGCCTACAAAAGTGTTGTGTATTTCATACCAGTTTAATGTGTGTGTGttaatctttttcaggctttcatTGAGATGGAGACAAGAGAAGATGCTTTAGCTATGGTTGAGCATTGTGCCAACAAAGCTCTTTGGTTCCAAGGCAGATGTGTGAAAGTGGatttatctgaaaaatacaaGAAACTGGTGTTAAGGGTAAGTAGTGGTTTTAGTCTTTTAGTTGTAGTTGAAGGTGTAAAGTGAAGTAGAAGACTGCTGTCACTTACTGAGAATTTGATGCCAATTGTAAAATGGAAGGATTTGCTTTAGTATTTTCCGGCTACTTAAGTGCAGTTACTTAGCATGAGTGTAGTGTTATGAGGCTTAGAACAAAGTTAAAATTTCTCCATTTAGTATGTTCTGTAATGTGGGTTCCTTTTTCCTCAGCCTCCTCTGAAAATGGTCGTTGAGTAAAATCAAGCTGGGTGGCAGAACTATGTACTCGTACATTGTGTGCTTAattcttggcttttcttttcctagcTGCTGGTCAGTTTGTCCATTTTGTTGTACGCATACTGTTGtgtacagaaaaaagaaaaaggttcttAGGGATGCCTTTTTAAACTATGAAGTATTACAACAGGATGTGTTTCCTCTGTTAGATGCTAtccaaaaccttttttctttagcACCAGAAAGCTTTTTGATCCCTGTTGGGGATGCTAACCCCAGCTACCTAGATAGGTTGATTGTCTTATGATCtattttttaagaataaactttGTCAAAACTTAGAATGTAACTGCACTTTTGCATGTGCATTTCATATAAAGGGGGGAAGgtgtgtgagctggcacaggcaagacacaggaacaaccacaaaatacagatgaaatgcaaagagtaaatttattctcactACCTTGTGACCcaggggatctctgcagcagcacccaggcagaggcacgcaaGCAGGGGCGCAGGCACCgcagagctcagtccttgctagccagaaagaggagaagagagagaagatctcgaacctgctgctttcacctgtatatatcagggatttttgcagaCATGGTTTTCCAgcgtgctttgatctttcccacagcaagGCAGGAATCTAAGGATGTTCAATAAGGggcctctgagtctatcacagggCCTGTGTTATtgaaacacagatgttctacttgtccAACCTAAAAAACTAAACAACAAGTAGTATGATACATGTGTTTTGctacaccccagctgcaagtcactccAGCGTGTTTACGAGTCTCCTCGCCAATCTTCCATTATATTCCCACAGAAGGGTTGGCTGATAGCTTTTTTTGACGTAACACCAGGCTACCACTCTTGCAATTATAAGACATTCTCCATCAGACTAGGACACTAGgtagaaagacagaagaaatctGAACTGTCAAGCTGTCtcaaaaacaaaagctttctaTTGTGGAGTATGAAGAAATCTTACTATTGCACATGATCATGCACCAATAATGAACACTTTGTGGCAAATTCAAATACTTAACCAATGCACTGAATAGTTTTCCATGTTACTGCCACACAAGTGGAATTTCCTATTCAGTAACTCATAAATAAGTGAAATGTTGTGAGTCTGCTAAAGCTTTCCATGTAGCTCAGTGCTAATGATAGGGAGAAGAGTATGGATTAAGACTGATTTGTGCCATCGCCTGCACCACAGTGTATCAGTTCATAAACAAAAGGAGAATTGTATACGATTTTTTTGGAGCAGGACATCCCATTTGTTTTGTATTGAATAACTGATAATTACTGTGAATAAAGACATGGGCTTTCTAGGTTGGTAAGGTCTTGTCTAAGATAATAGCAGTTTATTAATTGGTAGGTGGGCATGGTAAAAGAGTACCTGTGGATTAATGTAACTGGAAGTGCTTGGCTGGATTGTGTGGTCTGGTCTGAATTGGTGTTGCAACAGTTGTATAAAAAATACTCTATTGtgacttgaaatttttttaaattttattttagattcCAAACAAAGGAGTTGAACTGCTGAAAAAGGATAAAACTAGGTAATTTCCTATTGCTAAAGCAtgatgttgtttaaaaaaaatatgaaaatacctCATCCAGAGTGTAGAAATCATGCAGAAGACGGGAGGCAAGCTCTGAGATCAAATTGTTGTTTGCTGTGCCTTGAGATTAATTGTTTCTGATATGCTACCTACCCTCTTCCTCTAATGgtggagatttcacagcctcttcAGGCTCCTCAGGAAATCTTTTCCAGTCATTAATGAGCCTTGCCTTCCTGCAATTTAAACCCATGAGCAGTTGTTGTCCTTTCTTGTAAGGACAGTCCCTCCTTGCAGCAGCCTTTTGCATATTTGAAGAATGGTATCCTTCAAGGTTTCCCTCAACCTTCCATTTTCTGAACTAAAACACAGTCTTTTCCAGGCTTGTCTAGAAAAATtacctacctttttttttagtaatttctGGGCTCTCTTCAGGTTTACAAGCAAGTATTCTTTGTTCTTTACAGAAAGAGAACATATTCTCCAGACAGCAAAGATTCTCCAAGTGATAAGAAGTCTAAAACAGACGCTACTCAGAAACCTGAAAGTGGCAGTGTAGAAGATAAAGTGAAAGAGGAGAAACAAGATGATGCTGCTGAGCCATCGGGCACTAAGAGTAGTGAACAGGCAGACCAAGATGAGCCTAGTTTACTCCTTGAATCTGAAGATGAGTTGCTAGTGGacgaggaggaagcagcagcactgTTAGAAAGTGGCAGCTCAGCAGGAGATGATGCAGATGTTGCCAATTTAGCAGATgtgactacagaagaaaaaaaggacacaACTGATGATGTGACCGTAAAAACTGAGGGGAATGTTGTGGCCAatccagcagcaaagaaaaagcttaaaaaggTAATCATATAGCAAGGTACCTGAGTGTGGAAAACCCTATGTAACTTCAGTAGCACACCACAGTACATTctatttcagatctttttctGTGGGTCTTTAAACACATGCATGGCACACCTGTCTGAAGAGAAACAGCTGTTAAAGCTCctgtgaagaaaatggaagatcCCATTGGATGCAACTTGCAAATGGAGTCAGTCACTGTTTCTGTTTTGACAGAAACCGTTAACCTTCTACCCATATCGCTTCCTGgggtttttcttgcctttctcttCACCCCTTTTTTGACTAGTACTAAGCAGCCAGGAACTACTTTCTCCTGAGCAGTTTCTTGTGGGACTGGCTGTAGTTACTCTTTTGAGCACAGAGCAGAACAACGGcattcaaaaaattatttatctggGACTTGAGGCTAATCTAGACTTGGACAAAATTGTATGTACGACTACATTTTATGCTTAGCCAGAAAGGTAGGCAAGTCCATTTGTGGTTAGCTAAGGCCCACTTccaattggaggaaaaaaaaatagtttcaaggTGTCCTCAGTCATAGGCTACTTGctctgaatttcctttttctcacCAGATGATCCCACACTTTCATGGTTTTTTATGTCCTACTAGCTGCTTTTTTAATCACACTCAGTTATGTGGAGTAGCATGCAAAGGTTTAGTAACTTTATGAACTTGGTATGTTGTCTTGCAACAAAGTAAGGCATGTTCCTTATTCTTAATGAATGAAGTGTGCATGGTTTTCAATTTGGGGGGATCCTTCTATCAGAAAGCTAGGTACATGGTGTTGGGATTAATACTGCCGATGCAAACGGCAGTGGTTACTTGTTATTATGTGGGTATGTTATGATAAACTGCCTCAAAACCCAAACTTGCTTCCTTGAAGACCTACATTCTTAGAGCACAGATATAAAGCTAATGCTGTTTCAGTACTACTCAAGGTTGCTGTTAAGCATGTGGAATACTGATGTCTCTGTATCAGCAggaatgtttaaaaacaaaacaattcagTCAGATTCACTTTTAATGAAGCTGGATTTTAAGAGACTTCCATGGCtttggtggttttggggtggtttttggtttggttgggttttttaaatgcaaaagctCTAAGCTCTTGGTTGAAAAAAGAgctcttaatttctttaaatgaacTTTCATACTGTTAGTGAGCACGGAGTTGTTCTTGTGAGGTTTTACCTTTTACACAGGCATAAATTTGAGGATCTTGTGGGACTGTCTTTAGAAACAAAACTTGTGCATTCCAAAATGACTTCCACTTAAAATACTTATGTTAGAAGGACTTTCAAagtaagaatattaaaaaaatactgaaattctcAAGTTGAAGATCCCATGTTGATAGGATAAAACAGTGGACCCtcatgatgcaaaaaaaaaaaaatattctgaaattgaGCACTTGATTCTGGGACAGTggagtacatttttaaaagagcttCTTACACTTCTGCATGCTTGAGTAACATTTTGAATGAGTGAGGTAGGTCTTGAAGGAAGAATTTGAGCATTTTTCCAGGGAATTTGGAGAAGatgtttctcttctgaaaattaaGACAATTTGAGGGAACCGTTTAAGAATAAGCTGACATAAGGAAAACGTTTTCTCAACAGCGATACGTGGGTGGCTTTCCGCGGAGCATGGAAGGTTTTGTCACTCTAGATGAGGTTGGCGATGAAGAAGACTCGGATCATCAAAAACTCCGCAAGTCAGGTTTGGCAGTAAAATCTGCTGGCAAAAATGATGATAGTTTGGCAGAAATCAAGGTAGACAAGATTGAGGAGCCAGAGCAGGAAAACGAAACGTTAGAAAATGGAACCAAAACCGAAGACAATTTGAAGGCTGAAACTGTTGAAGCTTCTGATACCACAGCAGCACAGGATACTGAGAAGAATGCCCATGAAAATACAGACACCCAGGATGAACAGGAAACAAAGAATGTCCAGGAGAAATCTCTTGTTCCAGATGAATTTAGGATTGGGCCATACCAGCCAAACATTCCTGTTGGTAAGGCTACTTCCATTTCTTCTCAAATACGTGTCTCTGCATTGCAGTagcatttctcatttcatttGACTTTTATTTCTGGCAACACATTGCCTCTGAGCCTTTCATTATAGGGCTTCCcactcttctccctttcttcacTCTTCCCCTAACCCtagtattttcattcttttttaccTTATTTTCATACAGTTCTCCATAACACTTTCCTTAGGCAGAAATTAAATCGGAAGAGGTA
Proteins encoded in this window:
- the MATR3 gene encoding matrin-3 isoform X4; this encodes MGDPFMLQQSTNPAPGILGPPPPPFHLGGPPVGPRGAGNGNMQGPRHMQKGRVETSRVVHIMDFQRGKNLRYQLLQLVEPFGIITNHLILNKINEAFIEMSTTEDAQAAVEYYSTTPALVFGKPVRVHLSQKYKRIKKPEGKPDQKTEPPKPELGRVIHLSNLPHSGYSDNAVLKLAEPYGKIKNYILMRMKSQAFIEMETREDALAMVEHCANKALWFQGRCVKVDLSEKYKKLVLRIPNKGVELLKKDKTRKRTYSPDSKDSPSDKKSKTDATQKPESGSVEDKVKEEKQDDAAEPSGTKSSEQADQDEPSLLLESEDELLVDEEEAAALLESGSSAGDDADVANLADVTTEEKKDTTDDVTVKTEGNVVANPAAKKKLKKRYVGGFPRSMEGFVTLDEVGDEEDSDHQKLRKSGLAVKSAGKNDDSLAEIKVDKIEEPEQENETLENGTKTEDNLKAETVEASDTTAAQDTEKNAHENTDTQDEQETKNVQEKSLVPDEFRIGPYQPNIPVGVNYVVPKTGFYCKLCSLFYTNEDVAKKTHCSSLPHYQKLKKILDKMAEDHRQKKEA
- the MATR3 gene encoding matrin-3 isoform X3, which produces MSWGRAAARRRAARPDSRDTWEWNHHINGATHSRRCQLLLEIYPEWNPDSDSGHGMGDPFMLQQSTNPAPGILGPPPPPFHLGGPPVGPRGAGNGNMQGPRHMQKGRVETSRVVHIMDFQRGKNLRYQLLQLVEPFGIITNHLILNKINEAFIEMSTTEDAQAAVEYYSTTPALVFGKPVRVHLSQKYKRIKKPEGKPDQKTEPPKPELGRVIHLSNLPHSGYSDNAVLKLAEPYGKIKNYILMRMKSQAFIEMETREDALAMVEHCANKALWFQGRCVKVDLSEKYKKLVLRIPNKGVELLKKDKTRKRTYSPDSKDSPSDKKSKTDATQKPESGSVEDKVKEEKQDDAAEPSGTKSSEQADQDEPSLLLESEDELLVDEEEAAALLESGSSAGDDADVANLADVTTEEKKDTTDDVTVKTEGNVVANPAAKKKLKKRYVGGFPRSMEGFVTLDEVGDEEDSDHQKLRKSGLAVKSAGKNDDSLAEIKVDKIEEPEQENETLENGTKTEDNLKAETVEASDTTAAQDTEKNAHENTDTQDEQETKNVQEKSLVPDEFRIGPYQPNIPVGVNYVVPKTGFYCKLCSLFYTNEDVAKKTHCSSLPHYQKLKKILDKMAEDHRQKKEA